Sequence from the Panthera tigris isolate Pti1 chromosome D3, P.tigris_Pti1_mat1.1, whole genome shotgun sequence genome:
AGGTGATCGTCAAATTTGGAGCTCAGGAAAATTGCTTTATGTTTCAAACCTGCTGTTTTAGTGGTATTTTTAAGCGATTATAAGGGacaaaagttgtttgtttttttacttctgggcaaggttttattgttttcaaggGCCTGTCTTTTGTCTATGCTGAGGTCTCTATTACTATGATATGGACACATAACAAACGGTGATGGGAGAAATAGAGGTGGACGGGTCATCCATATCCACGTTGCCATGGAGACGGTTATTTCGTTGGTAGTTGCCAGCTCTAAAGTGAATAGGACCCAAGGAGTGTGTTTTTCCCTGGGACGTTGTGGATGGTGCACTTCCAGTCCTCATAAGCAGACCGTGGATCTGGGGGTAGGAGTCGGAACACCACCCACCCACCAAACGTGCAAATATGCACACTGTCACAAGGTCCTATGTTCAATCAGTCACAGAAGGGAGGATTGCTTTATCTCCCTGTTTCAGAAAAGTCCACCAAATTATTCGGGCATGACAACAATGTAGTTCCTATTTGTAAAAACATCTCcgttgcccccacccccaccccctgcttcatTGTCAATAACACCTTTCTCAGTTCTAGCATCCTGATGAGAGCAAtgagggagagcaagagggacCGAGGTCATCACTGGAGCATCAGGTTCTAATCCTGCCTTCCCATTATCGTGATTCAATTTCCTCTATATAAATAAAGCCAAATGCTTCGCTGCTTCCTGAGCAGTTGTGCCCCGTAATCACTGTTAGGGCTAAGAGCAAGGTTATTTCGTGGCTACCCGGGCCCCGCCGGTGACCAAGCAGATAGGTGAGGTGCCAGTCCTTCAGGATTCCACTCGTTCGGTCAGGAGCACGTCCCAACTGTGTGGGGTGGCATGTCCTAAGTGGGTTGGCAAGTGTTCAGACGGCAGTTCAGTAAAACCCCGTGGGAAGGCTCCCCGATACCCACCGAATTAATGTCTCCGAGTCACCTAAGGAGTCATGATCGACCGATACATGATCCCCGGTTCCTCGTTCTAACATCTGCCTTTTGTAGGCCTTACCCTTCTCTCCAGACCCCAGGCTGATTTCTACCTGCCTTGTATTTTCAGGAAGTTCAAAGACGCTTTGAAGCAGAGTCATAATATGGTAGAGTCTAGACTGTGAGCTGATTTTAATCCTAGGGTCTTCGCTTACGCGTGGGTGACCTTTGACAAGTCTCGTTTTCGTCCAACTTATTGTGGGGTGGATCGAGTGAAACGTCCTGTAAACACCCGCCTGCCGTAAAGTCACAGCAAGGCCGTCGCTGTTGGCGGACAGAGCTCTCATCAGGTTCACTGACTGGGGTCTGTTACATATTATTCCCACGCCGTTTACCTTAAATGCTTCTAAGGCCGGGCAGCATCGGAACCGCAAAGAGCTTTCCTTGCGACCTTTCGGTCAAAGGCATCGTTGGTCTCCTAGTCTTAGGAGTTTAAGAGTCCGATAAGTTCCAACTGCAGAGAGATGGGGGTAGGGGAGCACTGACGAAAGTCAGATAATGTATTATTAGTACGGGGCTAATGTGTTAGCAAGGAGAGCAGACCTTGGATTCCATACCCACATCTGACACTATGGCTATCCCACTTGCCTACATGAATTGCCATGTTTTTAGTGGCCTGGCCTCCTGCACAgcaacttttattcatttatgtggCGGGAACGCATCCCTGGAGCCATCGGTAGACTTTCACGGAGTCTTGTAAACATCCCAGAGAAAAATCTGCACGTACGGGGCTGCTACGTGTTGCTCGGAACCTGTTTCGAATCGTTTTTTTCATTACATACCCAACAAATGAGAATTTCTGAGCGACCTTTCTTGGATTCAATCTCAGCTAAAATTCTAAGAAAGTTGAAATGAAAACTTCCTTTGGTGCAATTGTGTTAGAGATAAGAGGAGAGCAACATCTCGTTTCATCACATGAGAGAAAGCATCGAGGCTTTTCTTTTCGGTAGCAGTCCACAATTGACTGAGGAAGATGTTGAACCTCCGTCACGCGGGTGGGAACAGGACTCGGTGCACACAGAATCGGCGGTGGCATTTTAGACATGGAAGGTTCCTCAGGCCTCATCTAGTCCCACCTGTTCATTCGATAGTTGAGGAAATTGAGCCCCGGGGATGCTCAGTAACTTGGCAGAGGTGACCTAGCCGGTTAGCCGAGGTGCTGGGACCAAACCAAGGTCCCCTGAgttgcagttttaaattttgtccaGCTGATCGCACATTTCGAACAGGGAACAGAAGATGCCAGACGTTTGCCAGAACTAACTTCTGATAATAAAATGCTGTTTATTCTGCACCTAGGAGGAAGCAGTACAAACCTAAAGGGGGGTCCTTTGAAATTTCTGGTTTCTTCGTTCCCCTGGGCTCAGTCGGTGGcattctgtttttgtgtttctttttacagGGCACCTGATGGGGAAAAAGAGCACGAGAGAGTCCCCGTATGTTTATGAAGGGGGGAGTCTGAAGCAGCAGCTGCAGTATATGCTTTGGGAAGAAGCTGCAAGGAATTTGCTCAGCCTCATGGAAGGAAAGGGGACCGGAAGCTATCAGCCGCCTCAAAGGGAGCTCCTGGCCATCCGCcagtctccttgggattcccaGGATGGCAGCGCCTTTAAAGTTGTAGGTTCAAAACGTAAAGGTACAATGTGCTggggaagtggggtggggtgggggtgtttgGGGAGGGTCAGAAGGAGGTTAGGGTGTGAGCAGAGAAGAATATAATTGTTTAGATGCAGGCCTTCGCAGCCACTTAATTAGGCAGACATCCATACACGCTGAGAAACGAGCAGACACTTCCGTGTTATTTCTTTCCACCAGAATAGGCGATGTTTCCTCCTTGCATCTCAGAAGGGTATTGGTTCCACACTCCAGTTTAGGAGTTTTATTAGTTACTGTGTTTAATAGCGATTGTGCcctgatgagattttttttttttttttttttttttttttttttagcccgcCGGGCCCTCCCAGAATATTTTGATGGTGAGGCCAGAAATTATTTGAGTCAATTCCTAGGTTTGTTTTGGGTGAGCACTAGTGGGAGGGGCGCTTCACACAGGCTTTTAGAAGAGAGCATTCTGGTTTGTGACCTTTTACGCAAAGTGGCACTCTTGTAGAAGGGAAGCGAAACCAATCATACCAAATTGGCGTTGCTTAGATACAAAGACAGGAAATGGgatgaaaaggagaagaagatataaagaaaggaaGCAGGGCAACGGCAAATGAGGTGATTCTCATTACCCTTTAAGAAGTTTCCGTGAAATTTATATAAAcggcaaaaataataaaactgcaaATTCCTGCAATCCTAGTGATGGGCAACTTGTACCTTAAACTAAGTACTGGCCCGAGCAGTTTGCCCGCATTTTCTCTGTGAATGCTCACAGCAGCCTTCGGAGGAAGATTCGAGAAAATCCTACTGTTCTCtccattttaaaggtgaggaaacagagagtAGGCACATAGCTCTTCAGCGgcgagagcagggcaggggctggcgCTGTGTCCCTTGGACGGTATGCTGCCATGTGAAACGTCTCCTGGGGACCGGCTGGTCCTCGCTGACCTCAAATATGAAGGATGCAGGCTGCAGAAGTAGTGTGAAGGACCTCGGGAGGAAGACTCTAGTAGCCTTCATTCACAAAGAAAATCTGGATTAAATCAACGGATACAGAAATAAGTAGCAACTTTGCACCAAGTCCTGAGTGATGCTCTCGCTCACATCTGCGGTCTAGGTGTCACGACCAGCTCCCTTCTTTGTTGGGGGGGGTGACATGGCCCCGAGGGCTTGGGGGGGTTTGTGACTGACTCCTCAGTCCCTGGCTGAGGCCTCTTCTTGGTCAGCTGACTTTATGGACTTCCTGTGGCGGGATGTCCAACAGCAGTGCCTTCTCCTTTGAAGACTAATGACAATTGCCATCACAAAACCCTCCAAAGCAATTTCACAGATGCTGAAATGGACGTACACTCATAGCTCATgcgttttgttttcatttgattttaatgtttatttatttttgagagagagagagagagacagagcgtgagtgggggaggggcagagagagagagagggagacacagaatccgaagcaggctacaggctccgagctgtcagcacacagcccgactcggggctcgaacccacgaaccgtgacatcatgacctgagctgaagtcggatgcttcaccgacagagccacccaggggccccccggctcattcatttttgaatgaaACTACAACATCCCTTTGAGTTGCTTTATTCCTCCAAACCCGGCCCTGCATAACTTTGGAGGGTTTTCAAAAAAATTCAGCTCTGTCCTTAAAGATCAAAATTTTCCTGCCATATTCAGAAGAACATTCTGTAAGCAGCGAAGCCAATTATGAAAGAATAGGTCTAGAGAGATCTCTGAGTGGTCGTAGTACAGGGTGGGTTGAGTGGGCAGTCACAGACAGTGAGTGTTTCAGGGGGACAATGTT
This genomic interval carries:
- the LOC102949197 gene encoding gastrin-releasing peptide isoform X2 yields the protein MRRRQLPLVLLALVLCQAPRGPAAPLPAGTGTALDKMYPRGNHWAVGHLMGKKSTRESPYVYEGGSLKQQLQYMLWEEAARNLLSLMEGKGTGSYQPPQRELLAIRQSPWDSQDGSAFKVLVDSLLQILNVTEGTPS
- the LOC102949197 gene encoding gastrin-releasing peptide isoform X1, which gives rise to MRRRQLPLVLLALVLCQAPRGPAAPLPAGTGTALDKMYPRGNHWAVGHLMGKKSTRESPYVYEGGSLKQQLQYMLWEEAARNLLSLMEGKGTGSYQPPQRELLAIRQSPWDSQDGSAFKVVGSKRKAGGLSAPDSQRDGRDPQLN